One window of the Streptomyces asoensis genome contains the following:
- a CDS encoding TerD family protein, with amino-acid sequence MGVSLSKGGNVSLSKEAPGLTAVLVGLGWDVRTTTGTDYDLDASALLLDASGKVLSDQHFVFYNNLKSPDGSVEHTGDNLTGEGEGDDESVKVNLAAVPAEIDKIVFPVSIHDAENRGQSFGQVRNAFIRVVNQAGGQEIARYDLSEDASTETAMVFGELYRNGAEWKFRAVGQGYASGLAGIAADFGVNV; translated from the coding sequence GTGGGAGTTTCCCTGTCCAAGGGTGGCAACGTATCCCTGAGCAAGGAGGCGCCGGGCCTGACCGCGGTGCTGGTCGGCCTGGGCTGGGACGTGCGTACGACCACGGGCACCGACTACGACCTCGACGCCTCCGCCCTGCTCCTGGACGCGTCGGGCAAGGTCCTGTCCGATCAGCACTTCGTCTTCTACAACAACCTGAAGAGCCCGGACGGTTCGGTCGAGCACACCGGCGACAACCTCACCGGTGAGGGCGAGGGCGACGACGAGTCGGTCAAGGTGAACCTCGCCGCCGTGCCCGCCGAGATCGACAAGATCGTCTTCCCGGTCTCCATCCACGACGCCGAGAACCGCGGCCAGAGCTTCGGCCAGGTCCGCAACGCGTTCATCCGCGTCGTCAACCAGGCGGGCGGCCAGGAGATCGCACGCTACGACCTCTCCGAGGACGCCTCCACCGAGACCGCGATGGTCTTCGGCGAGCTGTACCGCAACGGCGCGGAGTGGAAGTTCCGGGCCGTGGGCCAGGGTTACGCCTCCGGGTTGGCCGGCATCGCCGCCGACTTCGGCGTCAACGTCTGA